One region of Streptomyces davaonensis JCM 4913 genomic DNA includes:
- a CDS encoding MFS transporter: MTSAIGKLPAGFGRLWTAQTVSSLGDGVSHAALPLLALTLTHDPMALAVVTAAGTLPWLLFGVLGGALVDRWDRRRTMWVTDAARAALLAIPAAAAALDVLSIPLLAAVAFLLGLGGLFFDTAATAYLPDLLGRDPVLLERANSRLRGAQTAMSGFAGPPAGSALLALGRAVPLLADAVSFAVSALLVRSLPALPRPMPEIRESLLRQARAGASYVFRDRLLLGLALRPAVGNIAFLAVETVLALFAHERLGIDTFGFGLLLTAEATGGLLGAAIASRLGRRLGTGTALTCTAAVEGLAVLGLAAAPNRYVAGLALAVCGAGMGATMVLGPSLRQAIVPAHLMGRVASTSRMLAMCAAPLGAFLGGWLATAYDVRTPLYAAAGLLLTMTAVTATMTSNRRVEAALRAAARADDPEHPQSPDPVQERAV; encoded by the coding sequence GTGACCTCAGCCATAGGGAAGTTGCCGGCCGGGTTCGGACGGCTGTGGACCGCGCAGACGGTGTCCTCGCTCGGTGACGGGGTGTCGCACGCCGCGCTGCCGCTGCTCGCGTTGACGCTGACGCACGATCCGATGGCGCTCGCCGTCGTCACGGCCGCCGGAACGCTGCCGTGGCTGCTCTTCGGTGTGCTCGGCGGTGCCCTGGTGGACCGCTGGGACCGCCGGCGCACCATGTGGGTCACGGACGCGGCGCGTGCGGCGCTGCTCGCGATACCGGCGGCCGCGGCCGCGCTCGACGTGCTGAGCATCCCGCTGCTCGCGGCTGTCGCCTTCCTGCTGGGCCTTGGCGGGCTCTTCTTCGACACGGCCGCCACCGCCTATCTGCCGGACCTGCTCGGCCGTGACCCCGTGCTCCTGGAGCGCGCCAACTCCCGCCTGCGCGGAGCCCAGACCGCCATGTCCGGCTTCGCCGGGCCGCCCGCGGGCAGTGCCCTGCTCGCACTCGGACGGGCGGTCCCGCTGCTCGCCGACGCGGTCTCGTTCGCGGTGTCCGCACTGCTCGTACGGTCGCTTCCCGCCCTGCCCCGGCCCATGCCGGAGATCCGCGAGTCGCTGCTGCGGCAGGCGCGGGCCGGGGCCTCGTACGTCTTCAGGGACCGGTTGCTGCTCGGGCTCGCGCTGCGTCCGGCGGTCGGGAACATCGCCTTCCTCGCCGTGGAGACCGTGCTGGCCCTCTTCGCGCACGAGCGTCTCGGCATCGACACCTTCGGCTTCGGCCTGCTCCTCACGGCGGAGGCCACCGGCGGTCTGCTCGGCGCGGCCATCGCCTCCCGCCTCGGCCGGCGACTCGGCACCGGCACCGCGCTGACCTGCACGGCCGCAGTCGAGGGACTCGCCGTCCTGGGGCTCGCGGCCGCCCCGAACCGGTACGTGGCCGGCCTGGCGCTCGCCGTCTGCGGGGCCGGTATGGGCGCCACGATGGTGCTCGGCCCCTCCCTCCGCCAGGCGATCGTCCCCGCCCACCTGATGGGCCGGGTCGCCTCCACCTCCCGCATGCTCGCCATGTGCGCCGCCCCGTTGGGCGCCTTCCTCGGCGGCTGGCTGGCCACCGCCTACGACGTGCGCACCCCGCTCTACGCCGCCGCCGGCCTCCTGCTCACCATGACCGCGGTCACCGCGACCATGACCAGCAACCGCCGGGTCGAAGCGGCGCTGCGTGCCGCTGCACGGGCCGATGATCCGGAGCACCCTCAATCCCCGGATCCTGTTCAGGAGCGGGCCGTCTAG
- a CDS encoding ArsR/SmtB family transcription factor gives MPTDDLPETFHVTTDDQLRAVSNLTRHRIMAVLRFEPATITQIAERVGLAKGSSSYHVRLLERAGLVKVVRTRKVRGVTERYYAMAARAIVLPDPGEGGPDVLMRHAVADLEASPADGERHVRMAHLRLTEEQFAELGARLEALADEYRELSDPSLPDASLVFALFHPASRARAEGDAK, from the coding sequence ATGCCTACCGATGATCTTCCCGAGACGTTTCACGTCACCACGGACGACCAACTGCGCGCCGTTTCCAATCTCACGCGTCACCGGATCATGGCCGTGCTCCGCTTCGAGCCCGCGACGATCACGCAGATCGCCGAGCGGGTGGGCCTTGCGAAGGGGAGTTCGAGCTATCACGTGCGGCTGCTGGAACGGGCGGGTCTGGTGAAGGTGGTGCGGACGCGGAAGGTGCGGGGGGTCACCGAGCGGTACTACGCCATGGCCGCGCGGGCGATCGTGCTGCCCGATCCGGGTGAGGGAGGGCCGGATGTGCTGATGCGGCACGCGGTGGCGGATCTGGAGGCGTCGCCGGCGGATGGCGAGCGGCATGTGCGGATGGCGCATCTGCGCCTCACCGAGGAGCAGTTCGCCGAGTTGGGGGCGCGGCTGGAGGCTCTGGCGGACGAGTACCGGGAACTGTCCGATCCGTCGCTGCCGGACGCGTCACTGGTCTTCGCCCTGTTCCACCCGGCATCGCGCGCGCGGGCCGAGGGGGACGCCAAGTGA
- a CDS encoding lysozyme — protein MFSLRRSATLLRRRSVTALIVLGAALALTVTTAPGASAAPDPTKGRPQIPEGQAYMGAGIRIHQGNPASEPSAGILAPTDGVQGIDVSHWQGAINWTSVRNAGIQFAWIKATEGTSYKDDRFNTNYTNAYYAGVIRGAYHFARPNLSSGAVQANYFASNGGAWSRDNLTLPGVLDIEHNPYGASCYGLSTTQMRSWINDFYNTYKSRTTRDVVIYTTASWWNTCTGNWTGMYSKSPLWVAHWTTASSPTIPSGFPYWTVWQYTSTGSVSGVSGNVDRNKFNGTRDRLVALANNT, from the coding sequence ATGTTCTCGCTCAGACGTTCCGCGACACTCCTCCGCAGACGCTCCGTCACGGCACTCATCGTGCTCGGCGCCGCCCTCGCGCTGACCGTCACCACCGCCCCGGGCGCCTCCGCCGCCCCCGACCCCACCAAGGGCCGCCCGCAGATCCCGGAGGGCCAGGCCTACATGGGTGCGGGCATCCGTATCCACCAGGGCAACCCCGCCAGTGAGCCCTCGGCGGGCATCCTGGCCCCGACCGACGGCGTCCAGGGCATCGACGTCTCGCACTGGCAGGGTGCCATCAACTGGACGTCCGTACGCAACGCGGGTATCCAGTTCGCCTGGATCAAGGCGACCGAGGGCACCAGCTACAAGGACGACCGGTTCAACACGAACTACACCAACGCCTATTACGCGGGCGTCATCCGGGGCGCGTACCACTTCGCCCGGCCCAACCTCTCCAGCGGCGCCGTCCAGGCGAACTACTTCGCCTCCAACGGCGGTGCCTGGTCGCGCGACAACCTGACCCTGCCCGGCGTCCTGGACATCGAGCACAACCCCTACGGGGCGAGCTGCTACGGCCTGTCCACGACTCAGATGCGCAGCTGGATCAACGACTTCTACAACACCTACAAGTCACGCACCACCCGTGACGTGGTGATCTACACGACCGCGAGCTGGTGGAACACCTGCACCGGCAACTGGACCGGCATGTACTCCAAGAGCCCGCTGTGGGTGGCGCACTGGACCACCGCGTCGTCCCCGACGATTCCGAGCGGCTTCCCCTACTGGACGGTGTGGCAATACACCAGCACCGGCTCGGTGAGCGGTGTCTCCGGCAACGTGGACCGGAACAAGTTCAACGGCACCCGCGACCGGCTCGTGGCGCTCGCCAACAACACCTGA
- a CDS encoding peptidoglycan recognition protein family protein, which translates to MNAENALRRRLLLAATAGLVAGTALPDTAHSVPAQGAEALEPDIDSTAAWRARPASGTIKTLQYRPSKIVVHHTVSANTSDFSRAQAHAHAHWVQDLHMDKNGWVDTGYHFLVSRGGWITEGRHGSLRTLTGGATFVQGAHTSGQNNQAIGIANEGSYHTGAVPPTAQWDVLVLLCAYVCAKYGIPAVQIYGHKDFGDTLCPGVIHDMLPRLRDEVADRM; encoded by the coding sequence GTGAACGCCGAGAACGCGCTCCGCCGCCGCCTCCTTCTCGCCGCCACGGCCGGCCTCGTCGCCGGCACCGCCCTGCCGGACACCGCCCACTCCGTACCGGCCCAGGGCGCCGAAGCGCTGGAGCCGGACATCGACTCCACCGCGGCCTGGCGCGCCCGCCCGGCCAGCGGGACGATCAAAACCCTCCAGTACCGGCCGTCCAAGATCGTCGTGCATCACACGGTGAGCGCCAACACCTCCGACTTCTCCCGAGCCCAGGCGCACGCCCACGCACACTGGGTGCAGGACCTGCACATGGACAAGAACGGCTGGGTGGACACCGGTTACCACTTCCTGGTCAGCCGGGGCGGCTGGATCACCGAGGGGCGCCACGGCAGCCTGCGCACCCTCACCGGCGGGGCCACCTTCGTCCAGGGCGCACACACCTCGGGTCAGAACAACCAGGCCATCGGCATCGCCAACGAGGGCTCCTACCACACGGGCGCGGTGCCGCCCACGGCCCAGTGGGACGTCCTGGTGCTGCTGTGTGCGTACGTGTGCGCCAAGTACGGCATCCCCGCCGTGCAGATCTACGGTCACAAGGACTTCGGTGACACCCTGTGCCCCGGCGTCATCCACGACATGCTCCCGCGCCTGCGCGACGAGGTAGCCGACCGCATGTGA
- a CDS encoding toxin-antitoxin system HicB family antitoxin: MDLTPYVDSLRRELAVAAEAGGDEARELAERLTAPLESATRLTMLNVLSAAMDEITRELAPGSVDVRLRGLDPDFVVTPPPTDSGPMETAAVPVEPLKAQPPADGDEGGTARVNLRLPAHLKARAEEAASREGLSVNAWLVRAVSAAVDGGTRPPATNRTSSVGQSFTGWVR, translated from the coding sequence ATGGACCTCACGCCGTATGTCGACTCCCTCCGCCGCGAACTGGCGGTGGCCGCCGAAGCCGGCGGCGACGAAGCCCGCGAGCTGGCCGAGCGGCTCACCGCTCCCCTGGAGTCGGCGACCCGACTGACCATGCTCAACGTGCTCTCCGCCGCGATGGACGAGATCACCCGCGAACTCGCCCCCGGCTCGGTCGACGTACGGCTGCGCGGGCTCGACCCCGACTTCGTGGTGACACCGCCGCCCACCGACAGCGGCCCCATGGAGACGGCCGCCGTGCCCGTCGAACCGCTCAAGGCGCAGCCGCCCGCCGATGGCGACGAGGGCGGCACCGCCCGCGTCAACCTTCGCCTGCCGGCCCACCTCAAGGCGCGTGCCGAGGAGGCCGCGAGCCGCGAGGGGCTGTCGGTCAACGCGTGGCTGGTGCGGGCCGTTTCGGCCGCGGTCGACGGCGGCACCCGACCGCCTGCGACGAACCGGACCAGCTCCGTCGGACAGAGCTTCACGGGCTGGGTCCGCTAG
- a CDS encoding DUF4097 family beta strand repeat-containing protein, translating to MPSFDTPEPISVTAYVYAGSIRFTAGDRLDTVVEVRPRAPKKDLDVRAADQTEVAYAGGLLTIATPKANLLGRGGTVDVTVELPTGSHIDVTNAATSVLGEGRLGEVRVKSSAGDVRLDTTGPLKLTASHGSVTVERVEGAAEITSSTGNVRVGLVDGPAVLKNSHGATTVGAVTGELRVSGAHGGIDIARAEASVTGTATHGHLRVAEVARGEVQLETSNGSIEIGIREGTAAWLDVSSTRGQVRNALAASEAPEQTEETVKVRARTNWGNIDVLRAHA from the coding sequence ATGCCTTCTTTCGACACCCCCGAACCGATTTCGGTTACCGCCTACGTGTACGCCGGTTCCATCCGGTTCACCGCAGGAGACCGCCTCGACACCGTCGTCGAGGTGCGCCCCCGCGCCCCGAAGAAGGACCTGGACGTACGTGCGGCCGACCAGACCGAGGTCGCCTATGCCGGCGGCCTCCTGACCATCGCCACGCCCAAGGCCAATCTGCTCGGGCGCGGCGGCACCGTCGACGTGACGGTGGAACTGCCCACGGGCTCGCACATCGACGTGACCAACGCCGCGACCAGTGTGCTCGGCGAGGGCCGGCTCGGCGAGGTCCGCGTGAAGAGTTCGGCGGGTGACGTCCGCCTCGACACCACAGGCCCGCTGAAGCTGACCGCGTCGCACGGCTCGGTCACCGTGGAGCGGGTCGAGGGCGCGGCCGAGATCACCAGCAGCACCGGCAATGTGCGCGTCGGTCTCGTCGACGGCCCCGCCGTCCTGAAGAACTCGCACGGCGCCACCACCGTCGGTGCCGTGACCGGCGAGCTGCGGGTGAGCGGCGCCCACGGCGGTATCGACATCGCACGCGCCGAGGCGTCGGTCACCGGCACGGCGACCCACGGCCACCTGCGCGTCGCCGAAGTCGCCCGCGGCGAAGTCCAGTTGGAGACCTCCAACGGGTCCATCGAGATCGGCATCCGCGAGGGCACCGCCGCCTGGCTCGACGTCAGCTCCACCCGCGGGCAGGTGCGCAACGCGCTCGCCGCGTCCGAGGCCCCGGAGCAGACCGAGGAGACCGTCAAGGTCCGCGCCCGGACCAACTGGGGCAACATCGACGTCCTGCGCGCCCACGCCTGA
- a CDS encoding ATP-binding cassette domain-containing protein, whose amino-acid sequence MGSSVMPTSRRGGYPQSSAAVSAVGLRKSYGDKTVLDGIDLRIPAGSVFALLGPNGAGKTTAVKILSTLISADGGQAQVAGHDVATSPDGVRAAIGVTGQFSAVDGLITGEENMLLMADLHHLPKRERRRVAAELLERFDLTEAAQQPASTYSGGMKRRLDIAMTLVGSPRIIFLDEPTTGLDPRSRHNMWQIIRELVSDGVTVFLTTQYLEEADELADRIAVLNDGRIAAEGTADELKRMIPGGHVRLRFTDPAAYRSAASALRETTRDDESLALQIPSDGSQRELRSLLDWLDAAGVEADELTVHTPDLDDVFFALTSSTNQPNSSKEAAR is encoded by the coding sequence ATGGGTTCTTCTGTCATGCCCACGTCCAGGCGAGGTGGCTATCCGCAGTCGTCCGCCGCCGTCTCCGCCGTCGGCCTGCGCAAGTCGTACGGCGACAAGACCGTCCTCGACGGCATCGATCTGCGTATCCCTGCCGGGTCCGTGTTCGCGCTGCTCGGGCCGAACGGCGCCGGCAAGACCACCGCCGTGAAGATCCTGTCCACGCTCATCAGTGCCGACGGCGGTCAGGCCCAGGTCGCGGGCCACGACGTCGCCACGTCACCGGACGGGGTGCGTGCCGCGATCGGCGTCACCGGGCAGTTCTCCGCCGTCGACGGGCTGATCACCGGCGAGGAGAACATGCTCCTCATGGCGGACCTGCACCACTTGCCGAAGCGCGAGAGGCGGCGGGTCGCCGCCGAGCTGCTGGAGCGCTTCGACCTCACCGAGGCCGCGCAGCAGCCCGCCTCCACCTACTCCGGCGGCATGAAGCGCCGCCTCGACATCGCCATGACGCTGGTCGGCAGCCCGCGGATCATCTTCCTCGACGAGCCCACCACCGGTCTCGACCCGCGCTCCCGGCACAACATGTGGCAGATCATCCGCGAGCTCGTCTCCGACGGCGTCACGGTCTTCCTCACCACCCAGTACCTGGAGGAGGCCGACGAACTCGCCGACCGCATCGCTGTGTTGAACGACGGCAGGATCGCGGCCGAGGGAACCGCCGACGAGCTGAAGCGGATGATCCCCGGTGGCCATGTCCGGCTCCGCTTCACGGACCCGGCCGCCTACCGGAGCGCCGCCTCCGCTCTGCGCGAGACCACCCGGGACGACGAATCGCTCGCCCTCCAGATCCCCAGCGACGGCAGCCAGCGCGAACTGCGCTCCCTCCTCGACTGGTTGGACGCGGCCGGGGTGGAGGCGGACGAGCTGACCGTGCACACCCCCGACCTCGACGACGTCTTCTTCGCCCTGACCAGCAGCACCAACCAGCCGAACTCGTCCAAGGAGGCGGCCCGATGA
- a CDS encoding ABC transporter permease, translating into MSSLSLAVRDSSTMLRRNLLHVRRYPSLTLNLLLSPVVLLLLFVYIFGDVMGAGLNGGGADRSEYLSYILPGILLLTIGGTTIGTAVSVAMDMAEGIIARFRTMAVHRGSVLVGHVVGSVLQCLMSVVLVGAVAVGIGFRSTDATALEWVLAVGLLTLVSLALTWIAVGMGLVSPNPEGASNNALPLMVLPLISSAFVPVDAMPGWFRPVAEYQPFTPAIETLRGLLLGTEIGHNGWLAVAWCVALAVLGYFWSKSLFNREPK; encoded by the coding sequence ATGAGCTCCCTGTCCCTCGCCGTGCGCGACTCGTCCACAATGCTGCGCCGCAACCTGCTGCACGTGCGCCGCTACCCGTCGCTCACTTTGAACCTGCTGCTGTCGCCGGTCGTCCTGCTGCTGCTCTTCGTCTACATCTTCGGCGATGTGATGGGCGCCGGCCTCAACGGCGGCGGGGCGGACCGCTCCGAGTACCTCTCCTACATCCTCCCGGGGATCCTGCTGCTGACCATCGGCGGCACCACGATCGGGACGGCCGTCTCCGTGGCCATGGACATGGCCGAGGGCATCATCGCCCGCTTCCGTACGATGGCCGTCCACCGCGGGTCGGTGCTCGTCGGTCACGTCGTCGGCAGCGTGTTGCAGTGCCTGATGAGCGTGGTCCTCGTGGGAGCCGTCGCCGTGGGCATCGGCTTCCGCTCCACGGATGCCACCGCCCTGGAGTGGGTGCTGGCGGTCGGGTTGCTGACTCTCGTCTCCCTGGCGCTCACCTGGATCGCGGTCGGGATGGGTCTGGTCAGCCCGAACCCCGAGGGGGCCAGCAACAACGCGCTGCCGCTGATGGTCCTGCCGCTCATCTCCAGCGCCTTCGTGCCGGTCGACGCGATGCCGGGCTGGTTCCGGCCGGTCGCCGAGTACCAGCCGTTCACCCCGGCCATCGAGACCCTGCGCGGGCTGCTCCTCGGAACCGAGATCGGCCACAACGGGTGGCTGGCCGTGGCCTGGTGCGTGGCGCTGGCCGTGCTCGGCTACTTCTGGTCCAAGTCGCTGTTCAACCGCGAGCCGAAGTAG
- a CDS encoding NfeD family protein, translating into MPWFVWLLAAAALGAAEFFTLTLVFGLLAGAALVAAVVAGVGVGLLGQLVALGVAAAAGLLIARPVAMRHMAEQPLTYEGSDALIGKRAEVMQEVTATRGLIKLSGEEWSARALDETLVIPVGALVDVMEIEGATAIVYPRSLLP; encoded by the coding sequence ATGCCGTGGTTCGTATGGCTGCTCGCCGCCGCGGCACTGGGTGCCGCAGAGTTCTTCACCCTGACGCTGGTCTTCGGGTTGCTGGCGGGCGCCGCGCTGGTTGCCGCCGTGGTCGCCGGTGTGGGCGTCGGCCTTCTCGGCCAGCTCGTGGCCCTAGGGGTGGCGGCAGCGGCAGGCCTCCTGATCGCTCGTCCCGTCGCGATGCGGCACATGGCGGAGCAGCCCCTCACGTACGAGGGCAGTGATGCGCTGATCGGCAAGCGAGCGGAGGTCATGCAAGAGGTCACCGCGACCCGCGGCCTGATCAAGCTGTCCGGCGAGGAGTGGTCCGCCCGCGCCCTGGACGAAACCCTGGTCATCCCGGTCGGAGCGCTGGTGGATGTCATGGAGATCGAAGGCGCTACGGCCATCGTCTACCCCCGCTCACTCCTTCCGTGA
- a CDS encoding SPFH domain-containing protein, whose protein sequence is MDPVVILALVAVLVVVFLVAATVRIVPQARRYNIERFGRYHRTLQPGLNLVLPVADRINTKLDVREQVYSSDPRPVITEDNLVVNIDTVLYYQITDPRAAAYEVADYLQAIDQLTVTTLRNVIGSMDLEETLTSREEINSRLRAVLDEATGKWGIRVNRVEIKAIDPPATIKEAMEKQMRAERDKRAAILHAEGERQAKILTAEGTRQKDILEAQGAQQAMILRADGEAKAVELVFQAVHRNNADPKVLAYKYLETLPHLANSDNNTFWVIPGELTEAVRTVTRAFGDQSAEAPAPTARPEEAATLDADDTSDEGRTPELDAGWTVSLDAATAADEAGKQAAAAVSDAKAEAEAAKSPQMPRGGQRSGG, encoded by the coding sequence GTGGATCCGGTTGTCATCCTCGCCCTGGTGGCGGTCCTCGTCGTCGTCTTCCTGGTGGCCGCCACTGTGCGGATCGTCCCGCAGGCCCGCCGCTACAACATCGAGCGGTTCGGCCGGTATCACCGCACGCTGCAACCCGGCCTGAACCTGGTTCTGCCGGTGGCGGACCGCATCAACACCAAACTCGACGTCCGCGAGCAGGTCTATTCGTCCGACCCCAGGCCGGTGATCACCGAGGACAACCTCGTGGTGAACATCGACACCGTGCTCTACTACCAGATCACCGACCCGCGAGCGGCGGCCTACGAGGTCGCCGACTATCTCCAGGCGATCGATCAGCTGACCGTGACCACGCTGCGGAACGTCATCGGAAGCATGGACCTGGAGGAGACGCTCACCTCGCGTGAGGAGATCAACTCCCGGCTCCGCGCCGTCCTCGACGAGGCCACCGGCAAGTGGGGCATCAGGGTCAACCGCGTCGAGATCAAGGCCATCGATCCGCCGGCCACCATCAAGGAGGCGATGGAGAAGCAGATGCGGGCCGAGCGTGACAAGCGCGCGGCCATCCTGCACGCCGAAGGGGAGCGGCAGGCCAAGATCCTCACCGCGGAAGGTACGAGGCAGAAGGACATCCTGGAGGCCCAAGGCGCGCAACAGGCCATGATCTTGCGGGCGGACGGCGAGGCAAAGGCGGTGGAGCTGGTCTTCCAGGCCGTCCATCGCAACAACGCCGACCCGAAGGTCCTCGCCTACAAGTACCTGGAGACGCTCCCGCACTTGGCGAACAGCGACAACAACACGTTCTGGGTGATTCCGGGGGAGCTGACCGAGGCGGTTCGGACGGTCACCCGTGCGTTCGGGGATCAGTCGGCGGAGGCTCCTGCCCCGACCGCCCGACCTGAGGAAGCGGCCACCCTCGACGCCGACGACACGTCGGACGAAGGCCGGACTCCGGAACTCGACGCAGGCTGGACGGTTTCGCTCGACGCCGCCACGGCCGCTGACGAGGCCGGCAAGCAGGCCGCCGCCGCGGTGAGCGACGCGAAGGCGGAGGCCGAGGCCGCGAAGTCGCCCCAGATGCCGCGAGGGGGGCAGAGATCCGGCGGCTGA
- a CDS encoding DUF1326 domain-containing protein produces the protein MCKCSIPCLFSFAQPPTTGHCEGILVWHIREGSYGDVRLDGLNMVMLGSFVGNVWAEHSDAYAAFIFDERADDGQRQALQMIFSGQAGWPEQLVTMGAFEVRGMDFAPIEVEIDEDLATWRASVPGRLEARAEALTGPTTPDGARVQSTNLPGCETGPGQLATWGRAITDQADAFGFAWNRTGQSSKTITFDWSGPN, from the coding sequence GTGTGCAAGTGCAGCATCCCGTGCCTTTTCTCGTTCGCCCAGCCGCCGACCACCGGCCACTGCGAAGGCATCCTGGTGTGGCACATACGCGAGGGCAGCTACGGCGACGTCCGGCTCGACGGCCTGAACATGGTGATGCTCGGTTCGTTCGTCGGCAACGTTTGGGCGGAGCACTCGGACGCGTACGCGGCGTTCATCTTCGACGAGCGGGCCGACGACGGGCAGCGGCAGGCCCTCCAGATGATCTTCAGCGGGCAGGCGGGCTGGCCCGAGCAGCTGGTGACCATGGGGGCCTTCGAGGTGCGCGGCATGGACTTCGCGCCCATCGAGGTGGAGATCGACGAGGACCTGGCCACTTGGCGGGCCAGTGTTCCCGGGCGGCTCGAGGCCCGCGCGGAGGCCCTCACCGGCCCGACCACTCCGGACGGCGCCCGCGTGCAGTCGACCAACCTCCCCGGCTGCGAGACCGGCCCCGGCCAGCTCGCCACCTGGGGCCGCGCCATCACCGACCAGGCCGACGCCTTCGGCTTCGCCTGGAACCGCACCGGCCAGTCCAGCAAGACCATCACTTTCGACTGGTCGGGCCCCAACTGA